A window of bacterium contains these coding sequences:
- a CDS encoding nucleoside hydrolase, translating into MARRIILDTDIGTDIDDAYALALILCSPELELVGVTIANNDTAARAKLALKMLHECGRNDVPVAVGRATDTGGGVNQAPWAEGYTATAPVAQSAADFLVEQVNAAPGEITIIPIGPFTNIGDALKLDPDLGRKCDFVIMGGCVGWPEGATPEIKPEYNIVTDVPASQAMLSCGAPLVMVPLDATYRVKLEAENRARILAAGTPLTDGLVGMLSCWPGQTPVLHDPLAVGVAIDETICGMADLCLVCDDEGHTRPVKGEPNMRVAVTPHVGRFLMLFMERLLGQRLGR; encoded by the coding sequence ATGGCTCGCCGCATCATTCTCGACACCGACATCGGCACCGACATTGACGACGCCTATGCCCTAGCGCTGATCCTGTGCTCGCCCGAGCTGGAGCTCGTCGGCGTCACCATCGCCAACAACGACACGGCCGCCCGCGCGAAGCTGGCGCTCAAGATGCTGCACGAGTGCGGCCGCAATGATGTCCCCGTGGCGGTGGGCCGCGCCACCGACACCGGCGGCGGCGTCAACCAGGCGCCGTGGGCCGAAGGCTATACGGCCACCGCGCCTGTCGCCCAGAGCGCCGCGGACTTCCTCGTCGAGCAGGTCAACGCTGCCCCGGGCGAGATCACCATCATCCCGATTGGGCCGTTCACCAACATCGGCGACGCGCTGAAGCTGGACCCCGACCTGGGCCGCAAGTGCGACTTCGTCATCATGGGCGGGTGCGTCGGCTGGCCGGAGGGCGCGACGCCGGAGATCAAGCCCGAGTACAACATCGTCACCGACGTCCCGGCCTCGCAGGCGATGCTGTCGTGTGGGGCGCCGCTGGTCATGGTACCGCTGGACGCGACGTACCGGGTGAAGCTGGAGGCCGAGAACCGCGCGCGCATCCTGGCGGCCGGCACGCCGCTGACGGACGGGCTGGTGGGGATGCTGAGCTGCTGGCCCGGACAGACGCCGGTCCTGCACGACCCGCTGGCCGTGGGCGTGGCGATTGATGAGACGATATGCGGGATGGCCGACCTGTGCCTCGTGTGCGACGACGAAGGCCACACGCGGCCGGTCAAGGGCGAGCCGAACATGCGCGTGGCCGTGACGCCCCATGTCGGTCGCTTCCTGATGCTGTTCATGGAGCGGCTCCTGGGGCAGCGGCTGGGGCGGTGA
- a CDS encoding NAD(P)-dependent oxidoreductase — MNELNIRTLAVFGGSGKLGQALIRHFLGQGLGIRAMVHHTPLDLPGVESVAGDVRNLADVRGVCDGADAVLCLATTKEDPDTFFDVSLKGTFNVLEACRDTPVKQLILAGGDAACGIWFYPHPEPIDETHPLMAYPGYYAFSKVMEEVMLNQYHIQYGLPTCVLRMSWIFERADILNHLSLRNLNPAEKGHGWDDYLTEELRAVIAAGGNRVPILVNDQGVPYTRHIVHLDDVVQAFDKALGHPAAIGETFHIAAPRAFRYDEAAAYLAPKVGLETATITASGYHSFEINVSKARRMLAYDPQYDIFGIIDKALQWRQEHP; from the coding sequence ATGAACGAACTGAACATCCGCACCCTCGCCGTCTTCGGCGGCAGCGGCAAGCTCGGCCAGGCGCTCATCCGGCACTTCCTCGGCCAGGGCCTCGGCATCCGCGCCATGGTCCACCACACCCCGCTCGACCTCCCGGGCGTCGAGAGTGTCGCCGGCGATGTGCGCAACCTGGCGGACGTCCGGGGGGTCTGCGACGGCGCCGACGCCGTGCTCTGCCTGGCCACCACCAAGGAAGACCCTGACACGTTCTTCGATGTGAGCCTGAAGGGCACGTTCAATGTCCTGGAGGCTTGCCGCGACACGCCGGTCAAGCAACTGATCCTGGCCGGGGGCGACGCGGCCTGTGGCATCTGGTTCTACCCGCACCCCGAGCCGATTGACGAGACCCACCCGCTCATGGCCTACCCGGGCTACTACGCCTTCAGTAAGGTCATGGAAGAGGTCATGCTCAACCAATACCACATCCAGTATGGCCTGCCGACCTGCGTCCTGCGGATGTCGTGGATATTCGAGAGGGCCGACATCCTCAACCACCTGTCGTTGCGCAACCTCAACCCCGCGGAAAAGGGTCACGGGTGGGACGACTACCTGACCGAGGAGCTGCGTGCCGTCATCGCCGCGGGTGGCAACCGCGTGCCGATCCTGGTGAACGATCAGGGCGTGCCGTACACGCGGCACATCGTGCATCTAGATGATGTCGTGCAGGCCTTCGACAAGGCGCTGGGCCATCCGGCCGCCATCGGCGAGACCTTCCACATCGCCGCGCCGCGCGCGTTCCGCTATGACGAGGCGGCGGCATACCTGGCCCCCAAGGTGGGCCTGGAGACCGCCACCATCACGGCCTCGGGCTACCACTCGTTCGAGATCAACGTGAGCAAGGCACGGCGGATGCTGGCCTATGACCCGCAGTACGACATCTTCGGGATCATTGATAAGGCGCTGCAGTGGAGGCAGGAGCACCCATAG
- a CDS encoding NPCBM/NEW2 domain-containing protein: protein MTRLALLSLLAAACLLSFARSGGAAVTEFFVSTQGKDASPGTREKPFATLERAQQAARQARAKGPVTVWLRGGVFRRDKPLALTAEDSGTTWRAFGGERAILMGGINLSGESFKPVTDPVVLARLDPAAKSHLLVSDLTKQGVTDFGGAWPDRFRGYNGWHELFFDGRRMQIARWPNEGFARMGKVLDAGSKPRVNEKPDRPGKFQYQGDRPERWLQAPEVYLDGYWCFKWYNEVLKVAKIDPADKSITFTVPHIYGVGGPSGGEYFALNLLEELDSPGEYFLDRAHGLLYFWPPAELKGKAIGLSVMQDPLVTITEAQNVTLRGLTFEVSRGAAINLSGGEGNLIAGCTIRNLANDAVRIAGGKHNGIAGCDLYRLGGGGISLSGGDRATLTACGNFAHNNHIHHFGELYRTHHDAINLNGCGCQATHNLIHDAPHHAMDFGGNDHLVEFNEVYRVCMETDDAGAIYTGRNWTVQGNVIRYNFWHDIGGGPAVGNQAIYLDDCAAGTTCYGNVICRVGRAFLIGGGRDNTIHNNIIVDCRIPLHIDNRGVGIARSKDENWGTLTREFATLPIQGELWSKRYPHLPTYLEDQPGYPKYNDVADNLIVRCGKMNLAKEAQELSTFRDNLETSDDPGFVNAATLNFALKPDAPAFRQLPDFKPIPFAQIGPLLDENRQTMPLLVPTISPTPQAFVGEMAVTIGTRFPGSTIRYTLDGSDPTATSPVYSKPIKLTKTTTVKARCFSSRDSTDVAESVFSVMLLGPDHGVYLSDLEPTEATAHGGLKRDTNYSGKPIRLHGQTYARGLSTHALADPQGEGATVTYALNGGLAAARRFKALVGLDDTADQRGSCVFIVEVMRQGKWEKLFESPTVRAGQEPVPVDVDVTGAAQLRLRVTNAGDSNYSDHATWAEAMLQ from the coding sequence ATGACGCGATTGGCGCTGTTGAGCCTGTTGGCCGCGGCCTGCCTGCTCAGCTTCGCGCGCAGCGGAGGTGCCGCCGTGACCGAGTTCTTCGTCTCCACCCAGGGCAAGGACGCCAGCCCCGGCACCCGGGAGAAGCCCTTTGCGACGCTGGAGCGCGCCCAGCAGGCGGCGCGCCAGGCACGGGCCAAAGGGCCCGTAACGGTCTGGCTGCGCGGCGGCGTCTTCCGCCGCGACAAGCCCCTGGCGCTCACCGCTGAGGACTCCGGCACGACCTGGCGCGCCTTCGGCGGCGAGCGAGCTATCCTCATGGGCGGCATCAACCTCTCCGGCGAGAGCTTCAAGCCGGTGACCGACCCGGTCGTCCTCGCCCGCCTGGACCCGGCGGCCAAGTCGCACCTCCTCGTCTCCGACCTCACGAAGCAGGGCGTGACGGACTTCGGCGGCGCGTGGCCGGACCGCTTCCGCGGCTACAACGGCTGGCATGAGCTGTTCTTCGACGGCCGGCGGATGCAGATCGCACGCTGGCCCAACGAGGGCTTCGCGCGCATGGGCAAGGTGCTCGACGCGGGCTCCAAGCCCCGCGTGAACGAGAAGCCCGACAGGCCCGGCAAGTTCCAGTACCAGGGCGACCGGCCGGAGCGCTGGCTGCAGGCCCCGGAGGTCTACCTGGACGGCTACTGGTGCTTCAAGTGGTACAACGAGGTGCTCAAGGTCGCCAAGATCGACCCGGCCGACAAGAGCATCACCTTCACCGTCCCGCACATCTACGGCGTCGGCGGCCCGTCGGGCGGCGAGTACTTCGCGCTCAATCTGCTCGAAGAACTCGATAGTCCCGGTGAGTACTTCCTGGACCGCGCACACGGCCTGCTGTACTTCTGGCCGCCGGCGGAGCTGAAGGGCAAGGCCATCGGCCTGTCGGTCATGCAGGACCCATTGGTGACGATCACCGAGGCCCAGAACGTGACGTTGCGCGGGCTGACCTTCGAGGTCTCCCGCGGGGCGGCGATCAACCTGAGCGGCGGCGAGGGGAACCTCATCGCCGGTTGCACCATCCGCAACCTGGCCAATGACGCCGTGCGCATCGCCGGTGGGAAGCACAACGGCATCGCCGGGTGCGACCTGTACCGCCTCGGCGGCGGGGGCATCTCCCTGTCCGGCGGCGACCGCGCCACGCTCACCGCGTGCGGCAACTTCGCCCACAACAACCACATCCACCATTTCGGCGAGCTGTACCGCACGCACCACGACGCCATCAACCTCAACGGCTGCGGCTGCCAGGCCACCCACAACCTGATCCACGACGCGCCGCACCACGCCATGGACTTCGGCGGCAACGACCACCTGGTGGAGTTCAACGAGGTCTATCGCGTCTGCATGGAGACCGACGACGCCGGGGCGATCTACACCGGGCGCAACTGGACCGTGCAGGGCAATGTGATCCGCTACAACTTCTGGCACGACATCGGCGGCGGCCCGGCGGTGGGCAACCAGGCGATCTACCTGGACGACTGTGCGGCCGGCACGACGTGCTACGGCAACGTCATCTGCCGCGTAGGGCGCGCCTTCCTGATCGGCGGCGGGCGCGACAACACCATCCACAACAACATCATCGTGGACTGCCGCATACCCCTGCACATTGACAATCGGGGCGTGGGCATCGCCCGCAGCAAGGATGAGAACTGGGGCACACTGACCCGCGAGTTCGCCACGCTCCCCATCCAGGGCGAACTGTGGAGCAAGCGCTACCCGCACTTGCCGACATACCTGGAAGACCAGCCCGGCTACCCGAAGTACAACGACGTGGCCGACAACCTGATCGTGCGCTGCGGCAAGATGAACCTGGCGAAGGAAGCCCAGGAGCTGAGCACCTTCAGGGACAACCTGGAGACGAGCGACGACCCGGGCTTCGTGAACGCGGCAACGCTGAACTTCGCGCTCAAGCCCGACGCCCCGGCGTTCAGGCAACTGCCGGACTTCAAGCCGATCCCCTTCGCCCAGATCGGCCCGCTACTGGACGAGAACCGCCAGACCATGCCGCTGCTCGTGCCGACCATCTCCCCGACGCCGCAGGCCTTCGTCGGCGAGATGGCGGTCACCATCGGCACGCGCTTCCCGGGCAGCACGATCCGCTACACGCTCGACGGCAGCGACCCCACCGCGACCTCCCCGGTCTACAGCAAGCCGATCAAGCTGACGAAGACCACCACGGTGAAGGCGCGCTGCTTCTCGTCCCGGGACAGCACCGACGTGGCCGAGAGCGTCTTCTCGGTGATGCTGCTGGGGCCCGACCACGGGGTCTACCTGAGCGACCTCGAGCCGACAGAAGCGACGGCGCACGGGGGCCTCAAGCGTGATACGAACTACTCCGGCAAGCCCATCCGCCTCCACGGCCAGACCTACGCCAGGGGGCTGAGCACCCACGCGCTGGCTGACCCGCAGGGCGAGGGGGCGACGGTGACCTATGCCCTCAACGGCGGCCTGGCCGCCGCCCGGCGCTTCAAGGCGCTGGTGGGCCTCGACGATACCGCCGACCAGCGCGGCTCGTGTGTGTTCATCGTCGAGGTGATGCGGCAGGGGAAGTGGGAGAAGCTGTTCGAGAGCCCAACCGTGCGGGCGGGGCAGGAGCCGGTGCCCGTGGACGTAGACGTCACCGGGGCGGCGCAGCTACGCCTGCGCGTGACCAACGCCGGCGACAGCAACTACTCCGACCACGCCACCTGGGCGGAGGCGATGCTGCAGTAG
- a CDS encoding Fic family protein produces the protein MDRLDIKDDRAGKVVSIPGGLWAFVPHKLPPWIESGPRFLQATAEAGSALSRVDGAMSMFPPGATPISPLLWREASASARIEGAGVTCAEAVQTELECAPAGSELDEAAACRDAMQLGLERMPKLGFGVELVTLMHAEAMRGAHWAYVSPGRFREVQTFIGVRRKRLSTASYVPPPWEYIGELMADWERFARENRELPPLVQTAILHAQFELIHPFMDGNGKVGRMAMNLFLLSCGRLSYPVLLLSHYFERTRHEYYQALRGVSHRGLWEEWVMYFLDGVTQESERILRVAQRLNALREDAREHLIARRAGPSALRLLDTLLDNPYTSRELAATKLEVSARTARTAIAALQGLGLVEETTGQRRDQRFRAPAIIDALHTDV, from the coding sequence ATGGACCGACTGGACATCAAAGACGACCGCGCCGGGAAGGTGGTGAGCATCCCCGGAGGGCTGTGGGCCTTTGTGCCCCACAAGCTCCCGCCGTGGATCGAGTCCGGCCCGCGCTTCCTGCAGGCCACTGCGGAGGCCGGCAGCGCGCTCAGCCGCGTGGACGGGGCGATGAGCATGTTTCCGCCTGGCGCCACGCCGATCTCCCCGCTGCTGTGGCGCGAGGCCAGCGCCAGCGCGCGCATCGAGGGCGCCGGCGTCACCTGCGCCGAAGCTGTGCAGACCGAACTGGAGTGCGCGCCCGCGGGCAGCGAACTCGACGAGGCCGCCGCCTGCCGCGATGCCATGCAACTGGGCCTCGAGCGCATGCCGAAGCTGGGGTTCGGCGTCGAGCTGGTGACGCTCATGCACGCCGAGGCCATGCGCGGGGCGCACTGGGCGTACGTGTCGCCCGGCCGCTTCCGCGAGGTGCAGACGTTCATCGGCGTGCGTCGCAAGCGCCTGAGCACCGCCTCGTACGTCCCGCCCCCGTGGGAGTACATCGGCGAGCTGATGGCCGACTGGGAACGCTTCGCCCGTGAGAACCGCGAGCTGCCCCCGCTGGTGCAGACAGCCATCCTGCACGCGCAGTTCGAGCTGATCCACCCCTTCATGGACGGCAACGGCAAGGTCGGCCGCATGGCGATGAACCTGTTCCTGCTGTCCTGTGGCCGGCTGAGCTACCCGGTCCTGCTGCTGAGCCACTACTTCGAGCGCACCCGACACGAGTACTACCAGGCCCTGCGCGGCGTAAGCCACCGAGGGCTGTGGGAGGAGTGGGTGATGTACTTCCTGGACGGCGTCACGCAGGAGTCCGAGCGGATCCTGCGCGTGGCCCAGCGCCTGAACGCCCTGCGCGAGGACGCGCGCGAGCACCTCATCGCGCGCCGCGCCGGCCCGTCGGCCCTGCGCCTGCTGGACACCTTGCTCGACAACCCGTACACCAGCCGCGAGTTAGCCGCCACCAAGCTGGAGGTCTCCGCGCGTACGGCACGGACCGCCATCGCCGCCCTGCAGGGCCTGGGCCTGGTCGAGGAGACCACCGGCCAGCGCCGCGACCAGCGCTTCCGCGCCCCCGCGATCATTGACGCCCTGCACACCGACGTCTAG
- a CDS encoding glycoside hydrolase family 25 protein, with translation MQKLQGCDVSHWNGRPDWAAAARAGMRWAAVKFSQGDAITDAQAVRNVDRLRRLGLPVMPYHFLYPGLPAADQFTRFHAVVTACGGWGGLLIPALDVEGDEHCALRGMSSAAYCELAADWLALLEREIGRPGAVYTYPSFNAEHGVGQRLGSRSLLWAASYGSQVPHLAGWPRATFWQTSDHGTWPGIGGGLDLDWFLGTEDALRALLVEAKRQPLVVGAEGRPISCAPDWSGDRVTVAAAPLLAALGLPTAPLPPAVHADTGRAFLHELEPYCRPWGFFYRDTPQGPRVYCKRVAAAQETGVS, from the coding sequence ATGCAGAAGCTGCAAGGTTGCGACGTGAGTCACTGGAACGGGCGGCCCGACTGGGCCGCCGCCGCCCGGGCCGGGATGAGATGGGCCGCCGTCAAGTTCAGCCAGGGGGACGCGATCACCGACGCGCAGGCGGTGCGCAATGTGGACCGCCTGCGGCGCCTGGGCCTCCCCGTCATGCCGTACCACTTCCTGTACCCGGGCCTCCCCGCCGCCGACCAGTTCACCCGGTTCCACGCTGTCGTGACAGCGTGCGGCGGCTGGGGCGGGCTGCTGATCCCGGCCCTGGACGTGGAGGGTGACGAGCACTGCGCCCTGCGCGGCATGAGTTCGGCAGCCTACTGCGAGCTGGCCGCCGACTGGCTCGCCCTGCTGGAGCGCGAGATCGGCCGGCCGGGAGCGGTCTACACCTACCCGTCGTTCAACGCCGAACACGGCGTCGGGCAGCGCCTGGGCAGCCGGTCGCTGCTGTGGGCCGCCAGCTATGGCAGCCAGGTCCCGCACTTAGCGGGCTGGCCACGGGCGACGTTCTGGCAGACCAGCGACCACGGCACCTGGCCGGGGATCGGCGGCGGCCTGGACCTGGACTGGTTCCTGGGCACCGAGGACGCACTGCGGGCGCTGCTTGTCGAGGCGAAGCGTCAGCCGCTGGTGGTCGGCGCCGAGGGCCGGCCGATCAGTTGCGCGCCGGACTGGTCAGGCGATCGTGTGACGGTGGCTGCAGCCCCGCTGCTGGCGGCCCTGGGCCTGCCCACCGCCCCCCTGCCCCCGGCTGTGCATGCCGACACCGGGCGGGCGTTCCTGCACGAGTTGGAACCGTACTGCCGCCCGTGGGGGTTCTTCTATCGGGACACGCCGCAAGGCCCACGGGTGTACTGCAAGCGGGTGGCAGCCGCACAGGAGACAGGTGTTTCCTAA